A single region of the Cynocephalus volans isolate mCynVol1 chromosome 12, mCynVol1.pri, whole genome shotgun sequence genome encodes:
- the LOC134360848 gene encoding small ribosomal subunit protein eS24-like, translated as MNDTVTIQTRKFVTNWLIQRKRMVINVLHSGKAIEPKTEIQEKLAKMYKPTPDVIFVFEFRTHFSGGKATGFGMIYNSLHYAKKNEPKHRCARHGLYEKKTSRKQQKEKENEERQVTAKANVSAGKKQE; from the exons ATGAACGACACAGTAACtatccagaccaggaagttcgTGACCAATTGGCTAATTCAGAGGAAACGAATGGTCATTAATGTCCTTCACTCTGGGAAGGCAATAGAACCTAAGACGGAAATTCAGGAAAAACTAGCCAAAATGTACAAGCCCACACCAGATGTCATCTTTGTATTTGAATTCAGAACCCATTTTAGTGGTGGCAAGGCAACTGGCTTTGGCATGATTTACAATTCATTGCattatgcaaagaaaaatgaacccaAACACAGATGTGCAAGACATGGCCTGTATGAGAAAAAGACCTCAAGAAAGCAGCAAAAG gaga AAGAGAATGAAGAACGGCAGGTGACTGCAAAGGCCAATGTCAGTGCTGGTAAAAAGCAGGAGTAA